From the genome of Leptolyngbyaceae cyanobacterium:
CGGCCTGGAATTGCTTTGTAGACTGAGCGAGGCGTTTTAACAACGTGATATTTGAGTAATTTAGCTGGATTATCATTCCCAAAGTGGTGGGGGAACAGTTTTTCCAGTTCTTTCATCGTGGCATCGACAATTTCTGCTTCCGAGCGATCGATCCAATCTTTGGCTGGTGCTAAAACTAATTCCAGCATGGAGCGATCGGGATTGGCATACTCTTTACAGGTGTTGCTCATGTCAGCGTAAACGCTGAGTAAGTCGGAACGGGAGAATAGCAACTGGTCGATGTCGGTTAATTTGCGATCGAACCACAAGTGCAAGTTAATTACAGGTACTCCTTCCAATCCTTCCAGCTTTTGGAAAAATTCCATTTGCTTCCAGGGTTTGGGTAAAAGCACTTTGACCACATCTACGGACATGGCGCTAACGTAGATATCCGCCGTCAAAATTTCATCTGGTGAACCGTTGATTCCCCGAATCAAAAAATGCTTCACCGTACCATCATCGTTGAGTACGATTTCCTTCAGGGGAGCATTGGTGCGAATTTGGCCGCCCCGTGCGGTAATATAGTCTGCCATTGGCTGACACATCCGTTCGGTGGGTGAACCATCCAAAAAGGCAATTTTCGAGCCGTAGCGCTCTTGCATAAAGCGATTGATCGCCGTCAGGGGAATGGTGGCGGAAACTTCGTCAGGATTGATGAAAGTCAGTGCTTTGGATGCGGCGATGAAAATATCGCTGTTTACCCGTTCGTCAACGCCTTGTCGTCTCAACCATTCCAACAGGCTATATTTGTCCATTTCTTCGACGTATTTCTGACCCCGCACGACTGCTGGCAAAAGTCCTATAGCAAATCTGATCTTTTGCTCCCAAGTGAGCATATCGTTGTTGCGGAGAATCGAGAGAATTACGTTAATCGGTGCGGGAATATCTGGAACATCGAAGCGAGAGTAGGTTCCAGGCTTTTCCGGTTGATTGAAAATCAAGGTATGCTCTTTCCACTGGAGCCGATCCTCAATACCCAGTTCTTTGAATAGCTGGAGCATATTGGGATATGCTCCGAAGAAGGCGTGCAACCCGGTTTCGTACCAGTCGCCGTCTTTGTCTTTCCATGCAGCAACCAATCCGCCAAGTACGTCTCGGCTTTCTAGAACGATAGGCGTGTGGCCTGCATCCGTGAGATATTTAGCGCAGGAAAGTCCTGCTAGACCTGCTCCAGCGATCGCTACTCGCATTCGATGGTTCTACCCTTACTAATGCTTGCGTCTTTAACGCTCTCATTATAAGTTACAAGTCGTTACATTTTATAATTTCTTAGGAATTTGGAAAATTTGGGCTAGCAAACTGAAATGGGGCAAAAAAGCGTTTGAGGAGTCAGGAGTCAGAATCCAGAATTTAGAATGGTTTTCTCTCATATTTGAGCGTCCCGTAACCCAGCATCACGCTCAACTCAGAGGCTAATAGTACATTTGTATTTTTTTACTTTGGCTCTGACTTTCTTTCTAAGATTAAATCCATTGCATTGTTAATGATTTTTTCCTGATTGACCAATTCCCCTAACTCTTCTGCTTCATATCTTCCTTCAAATGCTTCTAAGGCAGCACTTTTTAATGCTGAATCATAGGCATCTTCTAAAGTTTCAAGTAATTCTTCTTCACTGAGGTAGTTTTCTTTAGCTTTTTGCCGTTTATTACTACGTTGTATTTGTTTAACAGAATTAAAAATTGAAGTTTCCCAAGACTTGGTAGTCCGATTTTCAGCGGCTTGCTTAATTAAGTGGAGCAGGAGAATAATGCCATAGCTAAAAATTTTGTTTAATTTATCAGATTTACTCATTTCTTCGAGTTCTTCCACAATTAACAAAGCTTCTGTTATATTGCCTTGTTGTAGGTATTCTTTGAGAGCAAGTAATTCTTCCATTGGCTTGATGTATCCAGCAAATTTAGTACTTTATTATAATCTAAAATAAAAGTGATGATTGATGAGATTAATTTGGATGCGATCGCCTTCTCTCATTTCCATTTATAACGGTTTAAGGTCAAAACTGCGCGTTCCTGACTCACTGCAAATGCCAAAATTTGCTCCTCAGTAATTTTTTGATTTGCATTTCCTGCTTCCTGTACCTTAAGAACATAGTGACCTAAAAAATTATCACGGTATTTTGTTCTAAAAACGTTAAAGGAAGGTGGACAAAAGCCCACCCTTCTGGTTAATTTGTTATCTCTCTATCCAACCAATTAACCAAATCAACAACATTAGAAAAATCTAATAAATCCTCACCTAATTCTTCCAATTGCTCGACAGATAGGCTGCGAATTCTTACTTCTAAATTAGGAGCAATTCCACCAAAACGACGATTAAGTAGACGCAGAATTAAGGACAAAGCTTCTCGCTGGCGTCCTTGTTCTAATCCTTGTTCTAATCCTTGCTGCATCCAACTGGTAACAATCTCCATAACTACCTCCCGTACAGATGGTTCAATTGTACTAATTTGGGTTTGGAGAAGCCGCTCTTCTTCAGCAGTTAAGCGCAGATAAGTATCAACAAATCCAGAAATCAAACGCATTCGCGCTCGATCGAGCTTTAAAGTAGCCATCAAACGCAGACATTCCAATTTCACTCTCGGTCGATCTTCTGGCGCTATTTTCATTTTGGCCATTAACGCACTGGCTGCCGGATTTTGGTAACGCAGAAAATCTCGCCAATTGAGGCGATTTAACTGAATTACCCGATAATTGAATTCCAGAACCCGTAAATCGGGAAAATCAACTTGATGGCAAGTTGGTTCTGGACGCTGCGGCACATCGTAGGAAAATAATGCGATGGGATAAATAGGTAAATCGTGTTTCTCGTACAAACGAGCAAAATAGCGAAACATCCGTTTGCTGAAGTTTCCTCGTGCTTCGGATTGGTGTTCGGTGTGAATCAAGAAAAATGATTCTTTACCTTGAAACCTTGCTTTGGCGACTAAATCGGCTTCATATTCTTCCCCAGCAGTAACGTCAGTAAAAATTTCCTTGTCCAGAAACGTCACTGAATCCCGTTCCAGATAGGACGCTACTTCAGGGAAAAATAAGTCTATGAAGTCTGGAAAGAAAGTAGTAAGCAGTTCTTTAAAGAGTCTATCGTGGTCTATCATCAGCAGATGTAACACCCAGATAGCAGGATCTTACCAATCCTCAATGCCCGTGGATTGTCGAATCGCAAGATAGAATAAATCCAGCAACAGTTCTCAACATTAAATAAATTTGTACAGGAGAGGAGAACCAAGACGCATGGGCAAAATAGTCGGCATTGACTTAGGTACAACCAATTCAGTAGTAGCCGTCATGGAGGGTGGTAAGCCGGTTGTGATTGCCAATGCCGAGGGAATGCGGACAACTCCCTCCGTGGTAGCCTTCAGCAAGGAAGGAGAACGCATTGTCGGACAAATGGCAAGGCGACAAGCGGTTCTCAACCCTCAAAATACTTTTTATAATGTGAAGCGGTTTATCGGACGGGGTTATGGAGAACTGAGTCCGGAGTCGAAGCGAGTGCCGTACACTATTCGGAAGGATGAAAGCGGCAATATTAAAGTGAAATGTCCCCGCCTCAATAAAGAGTTTGCACCAGAAGAAATTTCGGCGATGGTGTTGCGGAAGTTGGCGGATGAGGCGAGTCGTTATTTGGGGGAAAAGGTGACGGGTGCAGTAATTACCGTACCTGCTTATTTTAATGATTCTCAACGACAAGCGACGCGAGATGCCGGACAAATTGCGGGATTGGAAGTAAAACGGATTCTCAATGAGCCAACGGCGGCGGCTTTGGCTTACGGACTCGATCGCAGGGAAAGTCAAACTATTTTAGTATTTGACTTGGGTGGCGGTACGTTTGACGTATCGATTCTGGAAGTGGGAGATGGGGTATTTGAAGTAAAAGCCACTAGTGGCGATACCCAGTTGGGAGGTAATGATTTTGATAAGAAAATTGTTGATTGGTTGGCAGAACAATTTATCGAACAAGAAAGTGTAGACTTAAGACGCGATCGCCAAGCTTTGCAAAGATTGATCGAAGCGGCGGAAAAAGCCAAAATCGAACTTTCCGGCGTAACGGTCACCGATATCAACTTACCATTTATCACGGCGACGGAAAATGGCCCGGTACACCTGGAAACTCAATTAACTCGATCGCAATTTGAAAGTTTTTGTACGGATTTAGTCACTAGACTTCGCAAACCAGTCAAACGAGCTTTGGCTGATGCTAACATGAGACCGACCGATATCGATGAAGTGGTATTAGTCGGTGGTGGTACTCGAATGCCAATGGTGCAAGAGTTGGTTCGTAGTTTAATCGATCGCGAACCAAATCAAAACATCAACGCCGATGAAGTAGTGGCAGTAGGCGCGGCAATTCAGGCAGGCATTTTGGCAGGAGAAATGAAAGATGTGCTGCTGTTGGATGTCACTCCTTTATCTTTGGGATTGGAAACAATTGGCGGGGTGATGAAAAAAATTATTCCCCGCAATACGACAATTCCAGTCCGTCGTTCCGATATCTTTTCCACTGGTGAAAATAACCAAACTCTGGTAGAAATTCACGTTCTGCAAGGGGAACGGGAAATGGCGGCGGATAATAAATCCTTGGGACGTTTTAAACTGTTTGGCATTCCTCCCGCGCCGCGAGGAATACCGCAAATTCAAGTAGCTTTTGATATTGATGCGAATGGAATTTTGCAGGTAACCGCGCAAGATAAAAGTACGGGTAGGGAACAGAGTATTACGATTCAAGGCGCTTCAACTTTAACTCAAGATGAAGTGAATCGGATGTTGCAAGATGCTGAGGAATATGCCGAGGCAGATCGGCTAAAAAGAGAGAGAATAGAGAAGAGGAACCGCGCAGAGTCTCTAACTACTCAAGCCGAACGGCAACTGCGAGAAGTGGCGCTAGATTTCGGAATGCAGTTTGCTAATGAATATCGCTATCGAATCGAAAGTTTAGTTCGGGAATTGCGTGATTATTTGGCAAAACAGGACGATCGAGGGATCGATCGCGCTTATGCAGATCTGCAAGATGCCATATACGAGTTGCAACGAGAAGTCCGCTTGCGGTTTAGTGAGGAGGAAGATGACTTTTTCGGATCGATTCGTCGCGCCTTCTCCGGCGATGATGACGATGAATACGATCGCGATCGTCCTTACTATCCTAGCCGAGACAACGATCGTCCTTACTATCCTAGCCGGGACAACGATCGTCCTTACTACGATGTAGGAAGTAAGCCTTCTCGCACGACTTCTGAGAATTTAGGATATGGTAAATCTCGGAAACCTGTTGATGATGACTGGGATGATGACGACGACTGGGTATAAGGAAGGATGAAGGATGAAGGATGAAGGATAACTTCATTCTTCCTGATTCGCACTTCACGCTTTATACTTCACACTTTATAGTAGGCTATGCAAAATTTTCGGGATTATTACGCTATTCTGGGTATTGCCAGAGATGCTTCGGCAGAGGAAATCAAGAAAGTATATCGGCGACTCGCTAGACAATATCACCCGGATTTGAATCCAGGTGATAAAACTGCGGAAGAAAAATTTAAGGATATCGGTGAAGCTTACGAAGTTCTCTCCGATCCGGCTAAGCGATCGGAATACGACCAATATAGTCGCTTTTGGAATAAGCGCGGTTTCCAAAAGCGGAATTTTCGCCAATCGAAAAGCTGGTTTAATCGAGGAAATGGCGATCGCAATTCTGACCAAACAAAAGATTATAGTAATGCGGCAGATTTTAATACCTTTATCGATGATTTGCTGGGACGCCGCCGGGAAAGGCGAGTAGTCACCACGGTAACTGAAGAACCTCCGCCACGACGCAATACCCAAAACGATGCTTTCCGTCCCGGTACTAGCAAAGTATCATATACGATTCCCGCTCGCACCCGCAAAGATATCGAAGCGAGATTGACTTTGCCTTTAGAAAAAGCATATCAGGGGGGATTGGAGAGAATTCGTTTGGAAGATGGGAGAATGATCGAAATTAATATGCCTCCCGCAATGATAACAGATCAGCGCGTTCGTCTCCGAGGGCAAGGCTTAGATGGCGGCGACCTTTATCTAATTATTACCATTGCATCCCATTCCTTTTTTCAATTAGAAGGTGAAGACGTTCTTTGCCACATCCCCGTTACCCCTAGCGAAGCAATTTTAGGTGGACAAATCCAAGTACCAACCCTTGATGGCCCTGTTAAAATGACAGTACCACCAGGAGTTAAAACCGGTCAAAGATTGCGTCTTGCTAATAAAGGTTATCCCAACGATGAAGGTGAACGGGGAGATCAATTAGTAGAAATTCAAGTTGTCATCCCTAAAGATATCAGTCCCCAAGAACGAGAATTGTATGAAAAATTGAGGGAAATAGAAACATTTAATCCGCGTGCTGATTTACTGGTGTGATGGCGAAATGGCGATCTGACAGATCAAAAAGGATCAAAAGATTTGTGTTGTATTTGTGAAAAGTATTGAATAAAAGTGAAGTAGATTAGAAACCCGGTTTCTTTAAGAAACCGGGTTTCTGACTTCTCGTAATTTCAAATGATATAATTATATAAGAGCGCGATTTCCAAAACAATGGCTGCCAATCAAAGCCAAGATTACATTTCTCCTCAAGATTACCTAGCAGGAGAAGAACTCAGCCCCATCAAGCACGAATATATTGATGGAGAAGTCTACGCAATGGCTGGGGCTAGCGATCCTCATGCTACCATTGCCGGAAACTTATTTGCCCTGTTAAGAAATCATGTCCGAGGTACTGGCTGCCGTGTCTATATGGCAGATATGAAAGCTTATATTGAAACAGCGAATATCTTTTACTATCCTGATGTGATAGTAACTTGTGATTCACGCGATCGAGAATTGCTGAATCATAAAAAATATCCTTGTTTAATTGTCGAAGTTTTATCCAAATCTACAGAAGCATTTGATAGAGGTGATAAATTTTTCGACTATCAACAATTGGAAAGCCTCCAAGAATATGTTTTAATTAACCAAAAGCGCCAGCGGGTAGAATGTTTCCGTCGAAATGCGGAAGGATTTTGGACATTGCAGACTTATAATCAAGGTAGTGAAATTTATTTGGCAAGTATCGATTTTCGGACTAGCATTGATAGTTTATATGAAGATGTGAATTTTGGAGATAATGAAGCAGAAAACTAATTGTAGGGTGCTTTATATTTTGATTATTAGTTGATTTTGAGAAGTTGTTTAGATTTGATCGCACTCTACACGGCTTTTGGCGCTAAAGCGCAACTACGTACCTAGAAATTACGCTAAACCTTGGGATACAAAACCCGACCAATAATAGGGACTGACAAACGGAGGGCAATTAATTGATTAATTTTCAGGCGGTTGGCGAGTTCGCCGAGAAATTCACCCATTTGATTTCGCCATACGGTTTGGTTTTCTTTATAAGGTTTTAACCAGTTGTCGAATAGCCAATGTTGCAAAGTTTCAAGTCCTTGGCCTTCGCAGGTGTGGAGTTGATTTAGTTGATTTTGCCGCAAGATGAAAATGTGGGTATGTTGGTTAGTGGTGTAAAAATTTAGGATGGCGGTTTCGGCATCGGGAATCAAGGTTTGCATATCCTTGACATAGAGGAGTTCTGGTTGCAATTGACCCGCCAAAACTTCGTCTTTACTGCGAATTTGCTGCCAAGCTTTCTTTTTTTCCTTTTCTAATTCTTTAATCTTTGCGATGATAGCGTCGTCGTTGGGAATTTGCTGGCGAGTGATGGCAAGTGGTTTTGTACCCTCATTGTCAGAAGAACGCAAACGGTTTATTTGTTCTTGCAGGCGATAGTATTCTTCCACTTCCGGGGGAATTTCGCCTTGGGGGTAGAGGTCTTTGCTGGCGAATAAGTCCGCGAGGTGGCGGGAACGGGAACGGTCTGCGGTTTCGACGGCTTTATCGTATTGTTCCAGGTTGATGTAGCATTGGACGGCGTTGGCGTAAACGGAGATGGCTTCTTTTATGATTTCTTGGCGGCGTTTGTCGGTGGTTGAACCTTTGCGAAGTTGTTCGACTGCTTGCATGGCGGGTTCGTATCCTTCTAAGGCGAGATGCCAGTCGCCTTGGGTAAAGCAGATTTCACCGAGGTTGCCAGCTGCTCTGAAGCATATATCTGGCATAGTTTCAGGTATGGCAATTTTGAGGCAGTCTCGATAGTTATCAATGGCTTTCTGTGTTTGCTGCAATTCGCGGTAAGCATTGCCTATGTTGTTTAAAGAACCCGCTTCTCCTGAGCGGTTTTTGATTTCCCGACTAATGGCTAAAGACTTTTCGTGCTGGTCGAGCGCTTTTTCGTACTCTCCTAAAGATTCGTAAGCATTGCCTATATTTCCCAAAGCTGTCGCTTCTCCTCGTCGGTCTTTGATTTCCTGACAAATTTGTAAATGCTCTTTGTGGTAAGATATCGCTTCTTCGTCTTTTCCCTGAAAGTGGTAAACATTGCCTAAATTTCCCAGCGCAGTTGCTTCTCCTTGGCAGTCTTTAATTTCTCTTTGAATGGCTAAAGAGTGTTCGTAGTGAAATATCGCTTCTTGGTATTCTCCTAGAGAGTAGTGAGCATTCCCTAAATTTCCTAGAGAACGCCCTTCTCCAAAACGGTATTTGATTTGCCGATAAATAGCTAAAGATTTTTTGTGATGAGTAATCGCTTGTTCGTAATTTCCTAGACAATGGCAAGCATTGCCTAAATTTCCCCAAGCAGTTGCTTCGCCTTCGCAATCATTGATTTTTTGACTAATAACTAAAGACTTTTCATGGTAATCGATCGCTCGTTTATAGTCTCCCAGACAGTTGTAAGCAATGCCTAAATTACCCAGAGAAGTTGCTTTCCCTTTAAGGTCTTTTATTTTCCGACTAATGGCTAAAGACTTTTTGTAGTAAGTAATCGCTTGTTGGTAATCTCCCAGAGAGAGGCAAACATTGCCTAAATTTCCCAGAGAATTTGCTTCTCCTTGACGGTTTTTAATTTTCTTTTGAATGTGTAAAGCTCTTTGGTGAGCAGCGATTGATGATTCGTATTCTCCCACAGAGCGGTAAGCATTTCCTAAACTTTCTAGAGAAGCCGCTTCTCCTTGGCGATCGCGAATAGTTTGATAAATAATAAAGCACTTTTGCCAGCACTGAAAAGCTACAACAACCTGGCCAATGTGATATTTCTCATGTCCCCACTTAAATAAAATATCAGATATTTGTTTTCTGATTACTGTAGGTTGTTTGTCACTACCGATAAGTTCCCCCAATTGCAAGGCAAAATTAGTTAAAAATTTAGCTACCTTTTGATTACCGTTATTATCAAATTGTTTAGCAGCTACGATTAGCGTTTGCAAAAGTCCGGGGTCGAGTAACTCGGAGTGTGCGTTTACGATTTGCGTTTGTTCGCTATTGGGACTTTCGATTAGTTTTTGGATGAATTGCCAATAAGCATTTATGCGTGTTTTGTCCATTATTGCTTTCCTTTATTATTAATTAATAATTAATAATTAAGAACATAGTCTAACCGAAGAGGCAATTATGAAATCAGAGTATGACTTTTCC
Proteins encoded in this window:
- a CDS encoding tetratricopeptide repeat protein, with the protein product MDKTRINAYWQFIQKLIESPNSEQTQIVNAHSELLDPGLLQTLIVAAKQFDNNGNQKVAKFLTNFALQLGELIGSDKQPTVIRKQISDILFKWGHEKYHIGQVVVAFQCWQKCFIIYQTIRDRQGEAASLESLGNAYRSVGEYESSIAAHQRALHIQKKIKNRQGEANSLGNLGNVCLSLGDYQQAITYYKKSLAISRKIKDLKGKATSLGNLGIAYNCLGDYKRAIDYHEKSLVISQKINDCEGEATAWGNLGNACHCLGNYEQAITHHKKSLAIYRQIKYRFGEGRSLGNLGNAHYSLGEYQEAIFHYEHSLAIQREIKDCQGEATALGNLGNVYHFQGKDEEAISYHKEHLQICQEIKDRRGEATALGNIGNAYESLGEYEKALDQHEKSLAISREIKNRSGEAGSLNNIGNAYRELQQTQKAIDNYRDCLKIAIPETMPDICFRAAGNLGEICFTQGDWHLALEGYEPAMQAVEQLRKGSTTDKRRQEIIKEAISVYANAVQCYINLEQYDKAVETADRSRSRHLADLFASKDLYPQGEIPPEVEEYYRLQEQINRLRSSDNEGTKPLAITRQQIPNDDAIIAKIKELEKEKKKAWQQIRSKDEVLAGQLQPELLYVKDMQTLIPDAETAILNFYTTNQHTHIFILRQNQLNQLHTCEGQGLETLQHWLFDNWLKPYKENQTVWRNQMGEFLGELANRLKINQLIALRLSVPIIGRVLYPKV
- a CDS encoding DUF4351 domain-containing protein is translated as MIDHDRLFKELLTTFFPDFIDLFFPEVASYLERDSVTFLDKEIFTDVTAGEEYEADLVAKARFQGKESFFLIHTEHQSEARGNFSKRMFRYFARLYEKHDLPIYPIALFSYDVPQRPEPTCHQVDFPDLRVLEFNYRVIQLNRLNWRDFLRYQNPAASALMAKMKIAPEDRPRVKLECLRLMATLKLDRARMRLISGFVDTYLRLTAEEERLLQTQISTIEPSVREVVMEIVTSWMQQGLEQGLEQGRQREALSLILRLLNRRFGGIAPNLEVRIRSLSVEQLEELGEDLLDFSNVVDLVNWLDREITN
- a CDS encoding J domain-containing protein; translated protein: MQNFRDYYAILGIARDASAEEIKKVYRRLARQYHPDLNPGDKTAEEKFKDIGEAYEVLSDPAKRSEYDQYSRFWNKRGFQKRNFRQSKSWFNRGNGDRNSDQTKDYSNAADFNTFIDDLLGRRRERRVVTTVTEEPPPRRNTQNDAFRPGTSKVSYTIPARTRKDIEARLTLPLEKAYQGGLERIRLEDGRMIEINMPPAMITDQRVRLRGQGLDGGDLYLIITIASHSFFQLEGEDVLCHIPVTPSEAILGGQIQVPTLDGPVKMTVPPGVKTGQRLRLANKGYPNDEGERGDQLVEIQVVIPKDISPQERELYEKLREIETFNPRADLLV
- the pds gene encoding 15-cis-phytoene desaturase; protein product: MRVAIAGAGLAGLSCAKYLTDAGHTPIVLESRDVLGGLVAAWKDKDGDWYETGLHAFFGAYPNMLQLFKELGIEDRLQWKEHTLIFNQPEKPGTYSRFDVPDIPAPINVILSILRNNDMLTWEQKIRFAIGLLPAVVRGQKYVEEMDKYSLLEWLRRQGVDERVNSDIFIAASKALTFINPDEVSATIPLTAINRFMQERYGSKIAFLDGSPTERMCQPMADYITARGGQIRTNAPLKEIVLNDDGTVKHFLIRGINGSPDEILTADIYVSAMSVDVVKVLLPKPWKQMEFFQKLEGLEGVPVINLHLWFDRKLTDIDQLLFSRSDLLSVYADMSNTCKEYANPDRSMLELVLAPAKDWIDRSEAEIVDATMKELEKLFPHHFGNDNPAKLLKYHVVKTPRSVYKAIPGRQQYRPSQETPIGNFYLAGSYTMQRYLGSMEGAVLSGKLTAQAIAYAAPEKANKVIDFPTTSQPATNAATV
- the dnaK gene encoding molecular chaperone DnaK → MGKIVGIDLGTTNSVVAVMEGGKPVVIANAEGMRTTPSVVAFSKEGERIVGQMARRQAVLNPQNTFYNVKRFIGRGYGELSPESKRVPYTIRKDESGNIKVKCPRLNKEFAPEEISAMVLRKLADEASRYLGEKVTGAVITVPAYFNDSQRQATRDAGQIAGLEVKRILNEPTAAALAYGLDRRESQTILVFDLGGGTFDVSILEVGDGVFEVKATSGDTQLGGNDFDKKIVDWLAEQFIEQESVDLRRDRQALQRLIEAAEKAKIELSGVTVTDINLPFITATENGPVHLETQLTRSQFESFCTDLVTRLRKPVKRALADANMRPTDIDEVVLVGGGTRMPMVQELVRSLIDREPNQNINADEVVAVGAAIQAGILAGEMKDVLLLDVTPLSLGLETIGGVMKKIIPRNTTIPVRRSDIFSTGENNQTLVEIHVLQGEREMAADNKSLGRFKLFGIPPAPRGIPQIQVAFDIDANGILQVTAQDKSTGREQSITIQGASTLTQDEVNRMLQDAEEYAEADRLKRERIEKRNRAESLTTQAERQLREVALDFGMQFANEYRYRIESLVRELRDYLAKQDDRGIDRAYADLQDAIYELQREVRLRFSEEEDDFFGSIRRAFSGDDDDEYDRDRPYYPSRDNDRPYYPSRDNDRPYYDVGSKPSRTTSENLGYGKSRKPVDDDWDDDDDWV
- a CDS encoding DUF29 family protein — translated: MEELLALKEYLQQGNITEALLIVEELEEMSKSDKLNKIFSYGIILLLHLIKQAAENRTTKSWETSIFNSVKQIQRSNKRQKAKENYLSEEELLETLEDAYDSALKSAALEAFEGRYEAEELGELVNQEKIINNAMDLILERKSEPK
- a CDS encoding Uma2 family endonuclease gives rise to the protein MAANQSQDYISPQDYLAGEELSPIKHEYIDGEVYAMAGASDPHATIAGNLFALLRNHVRGTGCRVYMADMKAYIETANIFYYPDVIVTCDSRDRELLNHKKYPCLIVEVLSKSTEAFDRGDKFFDYQQLESLQEYVLINQKRQRVECFRRNAEGFWTLQTYNQGSEIYLASIDFRTSIDSLYEDVNFGDNEAEN